In one Rugosibacter aromaticivorans genomic region, the following are encoded:
- a CDS encoding DUF3619 family protein, whose product MNEETEFASKIRNYLEEGTSALDPTVLMRLRKARSLALSARNVHVFTLAGVTALVEQEIFSYAKTLIIVLALSVGTIGTYYWNGAEQAQEHDEIDSALLTDELPPTAYLDPGFQAWLKPSADLSSQ is encoded by the coding sequence ATGAATGAAGAGACTGAATTCGCATCTAAAATTCGTAATTACCTTGAAGAGGGAACGTCAGCACTTGATCCTACCGTGTTGATGCGTCTACGCAAGGCGCGAAGTCTTGCGTTGAGCGCTCGAAATGTTCACGTCTTTACGCTGGCAGGTGTAACTGCTTTGGTAGAACAAGAAATTTTTAGTTATGCTAAAACTCTGATCATCGTTTTAGCCCTTAGTGTGGGCACCATAGGAACTTACTACTGGAATGGCGCTGAGCAGGCCCAAGAGCATGATGAAATTGATAGCGCTCTTCTGACTGATGAACTACCACCTACCGCATATCTTGATCCGGGCTTTCAAGCATGGCTCAAACCTTCCGCCGACTTATCCTCGCAATAA
- a CDS encoding acetolactate synthase 3 catalytic subunit encodes MQLTGAEIVVKCLQEEKVEYVFGYPGGSVLYIYDEFFKQDKFKHVLVRHEQAAVHAADAYSRSSNKVGVCMVTSGPGVTNAVTGIATAHMDSIPLVIISGQVPTHYIGQDAFQECDTVGITRPCVKHNFLVKDVKDLAITIKKAFYIAQSGRPGPVLVDIPKDVTTHKCEFEYPKTISMRSYTPGVKCHSGQVKKALQLLLEAKRPMIYTGGGVILSDASVQLTKLVKTLGFPVTNTLMGLGGYPSTDKQFVGMLGMHGTYEANMAMHHCDVLVAIGARFDDRVIGNPADFGSMPRKIIHIDIDPSSIAKRVDVDVPIVGHLPEVLGELQSLLDDQKSKPDAKALASWWKQIDEWRSKNSLRYKQGKDIIMPQYVIEKLYEVTGGDAFVTSDVGQHQMWAAQYYKFDKPRRWINSGGLGTMGVGLPYAMGVRFANPEATVACVTGEASIQMNIQELSTAKQFRLPIKIINLNNRYLGMVRQWQQMFHGDRHAESYVNALPDFVKLAEAYGHVGMLIERPADVEPALREAFTKHKNDLVFMDFITDQTANVYPMIAAGKGLSEMILAEDL; translated from the coding sequence ATGCAGCTAACCGGTGCTGAAATTGTAGTTAAGTGTCTTCAAGAAGAAAAGGTTGAATATGTGTTCGGTTATCCTGGGGGATCCGTTCTCTATATTTATGATGAATTCTTCAAGCAAGACAAGTTTAAGCATGTTTTAGTTAGGCATGAACAGGCCGCAGTTCATGCCGCGGATGCTTATTCCCGTTCGTCAAACAAGGTGGGTGTCTGCATGGTGACATCCGGCCCCGGTGTTACCAATGCCGTGACTGGTATCGCTACAGCACATATGGATTCAATCCCTCTGGTAATTATCAGCGGGCAGGTACCAACGCATTACATTGGCCAAGATGCTTTTCAGGAGTGCGACACAGTTGGTATCACACGTCCTTGTGTAAAGCATAATTTCCTCGTCAAGGATGTAAAAGATCTGGCCATAACGATTAAGAAAGCGTTTTATATAGCCCAGTCGGGGCGGCCGGGCCCTGTGCTTGTTGACATCCCGAAGGATGTGACAACGCATAAGTGTGAGTTTGAGTACCCGAAGACAATTTCAATGCGCTCCTACACCCCCGGAGTGAAGTGTCACAGCGGCCAGGTAAAAAAGGCACTCCAGTTGCTTTTGGAGGCAAAGCGCCCAATGATCTACACCGGTGGCGGTGTTATTCTTTCAGACGCCTCGGTTCAGCTGACCAAATTGGTTAAAACGTTGGGATTTCCTGTAACCAATACATTGATGGGTCTGGGAGGGTATCCTTCAACGGACAAGCAGTTTGTTGGCATGTTGGGAATGCATGGTACTTACGAAGCGAACATGGCGATGCACCATTGCGATGTGTTGGTCGCGATTGGCGCGCGATTTGATGATCGTGTCATCGGTAACCCTGCAGATTTCGGGTCTATGCCGCGTAAGATTATTCACATCGATATTGATCCCTCCTCGATTGCAAAGCGGGTCGATGTGGATGTTCCTATCGTTGGCCATTTGCCAGAAGTTCTTGGCGAGTTGCAATCGCTACTTGATGACCAAAAGAGTAAGCCTGATGCAAAAGCGCTGGCTTCCTGGTGGAAGCAAATCGATGAATGGCGGAGTAAGAACTCGCTTAGGTACAAACAAGGCAAGGATATCATCATGCCTCAGTATGTTATCGAGAAGCTCTATGAAGTGACGGGCGGCGATGCATTTGTGACGTCTGATGTTGGTCAGCACCAGATGTGGGCAGCTCAGTATTACAAATTCGACAAGCCTCGGCGGTGGATTAATTCGGGGGGCTTGGGGACCATGGGTGTTGGCTTGCCTTACGCAATGGGTGTTCGTTTTGCAAACCCAGAAGCGACGGTTGCTTGTGTTACTGGTGAAGCATCAATTCAGATGAACATTCAAGAGCTTTCGACGGCTAAACAGTTTCGTCTGCCGATAAAAATTATTAATCTGAATAACCGTTATCTTGGAATGGTTCGCCAATGGCAACAGATGTTCCATGGTGATCGACATGCTGAGTCCTATGTGAATGCCTTGCCTGATTTTGTGAAGTTAGCTGAAGCCTACGGGCATGTGGGTATGCTGATAGAGCGTCCAGCGGATGTTGAGCCCGCATTGCGCGAGGCCTTTACCAAACACAAAAATGATCTGGTGTTCATGGATTTTATAACAGACCAAACAGCCAATGTTTATCCAATGATTGCGGCAGGCAAAGGTTTGTCAGAAATGATTTTGGCAGAGGACCTGTGA
- a CDS encoding DNA polymerase III subunit chi, whose product MTRISFFHGANDRLHAAAQWVAEAHRKSTPVLIYTPREEHAETLDRLLWTQTSLGFTPHCRTNAALAAETPVLITTQLDAPTDKRTLVNLSDDIPAGFDRFSHIVEIISLSNEVRLPGRDRFRFYREQGCSIESHDISKNA is encoded by the coding sequence ATGACTCGCATCAGTTTCTTTCACGGAGCCAATGATCGGTTGCACGCTGCGGCCCAATGGGTTGCAGAGGCCCATCGCAAAAGCACGCCTGTGCTGATCTACACCCCGCGGGAAGAGCACGCAGAAACTCTGGATCGTCTGTTATGGACGCAAACATCCCTTGGCTTTACGCCGCACTGTCGAACCAACGCTGCACTTGCCGCTGAAACGCCGGTACTCATCACCACTCAGCTCGACGCCCCGACTGATAAACGAACGCTCGTTAATCTGTCAGACGACATTCCTGCGGGATTTGATCGCTTTTCGCATATCGTGGAAATCATCAGTTTGAGTAATGAAGTTCGTCTGCCCGGGCGTGACCGCTTTCGTTTTTATCGCGAACAAGGCTGCTCAATTGAAAGTCACGATATTTCAAAAAATGCCTGA
- a CDS encoding leucyl aminopeptidase encodes MEFSIKIEGPEKRRGGCVVVGVYQSGKLSASAKTLDQAVKHVISEAIDRGDMKGKLGTTLLLQKLPGALAERVLLVGCGQEDELNEKNYLLIVTAAIKHLNGTGTTDATLYLAELDVAKQSLAWKIRQATIVVQEAIYRFDHLKSKPEDNPQSLRKIAYAIPDRNESATAELALTEGLAIAEGMTLAKNLGNLPGNICTPTYLANEAKKLAKTHQFAIEVLEKSAMEKLGMNTLLSVSRGSREPPKFIIVRYRGGAKKENPIVLVGKGITFDSGGISLKPGAEMDEMKYDMSGAASVLGTLKAVAMLKLPLNLIVVIPASENLPDGAASKPGDIVTSMSGQTVEILNTDAEGRLVLCDALTYVERFNPECVIDVATLTGACVISLGHVASGLLANHDGLAKELLDAGQASCDRAWQLPLWDDYQEQLKSNFADMANIGGRAAGSITAACFLARFTKKYRWAHLDIAGTAWRSGKEKGSTGRPVPLLTQFLLGRANQAPKVIVKPKKK; translated from the coding sequence TTGGAATTTAGCATAAAAATTGAAGGCCCGGAAAAAAGGCGGGGCGGGTGCGTAGTGGTCGGTGTTTATCAATCCGGAAAACTCTCCGCAAGTGCCAAAACGCTCGATCAAGCGGTTAAACATGTGATCAGTGAAGCAATCGACCGGGGAGATATGAAAGGCAAACTGGGCACAACACTCTTACTGCAGAAATTGCCAGGGGCTCTAGCCGAACGTGTTTTGCTAGTTGGCTGCGGCCAAGAAGATGAGTTGAATGAAAAAAATTATCTATTAATCGTCACCGCCGCGATCAAACATCTGAATGGAACTGGGACAACTGACGCCACCTTGTACTTGGCAGAACTCGATGTTGCCAAGCAATCTTTAGCATGGAAAATTCGTCAAGCAACGATTGTGGTCCAAGAAGCAATATACAGATTTGATCATCTCAAATCCAAACCAGAAGACAATCCGCAATCACTACGAAAAATTGCCTACGCCATACCTGACCGTAACGAATCGGCAACGGCAGAATTAGCCTTAACCGAAGGCCTGGCCATTGCTGAAGGCATGACGCTGGCCAAGAATCTTGGCAATCTTCCGGGTAACATTTGTACACCAACCTACTTGGCTAATGAAGCTAAAAAATTAGCTAAAACCCACCAGTTTGCAATTGAAGTGCTCGAAAAAAGCGCCATGGAAAAGCTCGGGATGAACACCCTCCTTTCCGTCTCACGCGGCTCGCGCGAACCACCTAAATTCATTATCGTTCGCTATCGGGGGGGCGCTAAAAAAGAAAATCCTATCGTACTGGTGGGCAAAGGAATTACCTTTGACAGCGGTGGCATCTCGCTCAAACCCGGTGCTGAAATGGACGAGATGAAGTACGACATGAGTGGTGCAGCAAGCGTCTTGGGAACACTCAAGGCAGTCGCCATGCTGAAGCTACCGCTCAATCTTATCGTCGTCATTCCTGCCAGCGAAAATTTACCCGACGGTGCTGCCTCAAAACCCGGAGACATTGTCACCTCCATGTCGGGGCAAACTGTCGAAATTCTAAATACTGATGCCGAAGGCAGGCTCGTTTTGTGTGACGCACTGACCTACGTTGAACGATTTAATCCAGAATGCGTGATTGATGTCGCCACGTTAACTGGTGCCTGCGTCATTTCCCTCGGGCATGTGGCCTCTGGGCTTCTGGCTAACCATGATGGCCTGGCCAAAGAGCTATTAGATGCAGGGCAAGCTTCTTGTGACCGTGCCTGGCAGCTGCCCTTATGGGACGACTATCAAGAGCAGCTAAAGAGCAACTTTGCTGACATGGCCAATATCGGCGGGCGTGCAGCTGGATCAATTACAGCCGCGTGCTTTCTTGCTCGCTTCACAAAAAAATACCGTTGGGCGCACCTTGATATCGCCGGTACCGCATGGCGTTCAGGCAAAGAAAAAGGTTCCACCGGTCGGCCGGTGCCTTTACTCACCCAATTTCTGCTCGGGCGTGCAAATCAGGCACCAAAAGTTATCGTCAAGCCCAAGAAAAAATGA
- a CDS encoding RDD family protein, with product MSPSEIDRDHAQKVVLTGLRRRFASMAYECLLLLGVLSITFLVPHLLLGITTSMVLPGWALLLHVFVVLGAYFIGYWHFGGQTLAMQTWQLQIVTEDYTRPSPERLVLRYLLAWPSIIYFCAGLLWALLDRDRQFLHDRLAKTRIIFRPKQ from the coding sequence GTGTCACCATCAGAAATAGATCGCGATCACGCTCAAAAGGTCGTGTTGACTGGCTTGCGGCGTCGCTTTGCAAGTATGGCGTATGAATGTTTACTCCTGCTCGGGGTTCTCTCCATAACTTTTCTCGTTCCTCATTTGCTTTTAGGAATCACAACATCCATGGTGCTGCCGGGTTGGGCACTGTTGTTGCATGTTTTTGTTGTTCTTGGGGCTTACTTTATTGGATATTGGCACTTTGGAGGCCAAACGCTTGCAATGCAAACTTGGCAGCTACAAATCGTCACTGAAGACTACACTCGCCCATCCCCTGAAAGACTCGTTTTGCGCTACCTTTTGGCTTGGCCCAGCATCATTTATTTTTGTGCGGGGCTCTTATGGGCGTTATTGGATCGGGATCGTCAATTTTTACATGACCGACTAGCAAAGACACGGATCATATTCAGGCCCAAACAATAA
- the lptF gene encoding LPS export ABC transporter permease LptF, producing MIYQRAAIREFTQTAAAVFTALLAILLTTQLIRLLGQAAGGKLASEAVMALLVFGAISYLPVLLSLTIFVSVLLTLSRWYRDSEMVIWQASGLPLSVWIKPVLKFSMPLVLGIALLSLMLAPWAMQQGELYRQKIDDRGDVARVSPGEFNESGTGDRVFFVESIAGQEGIVKNVFISSVQQGHTGVMATAMGHTENAPNGDKFLVLDNGRRYEGAAGTPEYRVMEFDRYAIRIETKETHSLEESPRIKPLPDLLKESQPTYKAELLWRLGLPLAALNLALLAIPLSFVSARAGRTHNLFFALLAYMLYSNLLSISQAWVAQEKLRFGIGVWAIHAVMLVLLLVLFYYRQNPFVWVKTRWR from the coding sequence ATGATTTATCAACGCGCCGCAATCAGGGAGTTCACCCAAACAGCGGCGGCGGTTTTTACCGCGCTACTCGCGATTCTGCTGACGACGCAACTGATCCGGCTTTTGGGTCAAGCCGCAGGCGGAAAGCTGGCCTCTGAAGCTGTCATGGCACTACTTGTATTTGGGGCGATTAGCTATCTCCCAGTCCTTCTCTCATTGACTATTTTTGTCTCGGTTTTATTAACCCTGTCACGGTGGTATCGTGATTCCGAGATGGTCATCTGGCAGGCTTCGGGTTTGCCGTTGTCGGTATGGATAAAGCCCGTACTTAAGTTTTCTATGCCTCTAGTTCTGGGCATTGCACTTCTTTCATTGATGCTTGCGCCTTGGGCAATGCAGCAAGGAGAGCTCTATCGTCAAAAAATAGATGATCGCGGCGATGTGGCGCGCGTTTCACCGGGCGAGTTTAATGAATCCGGGACTGGCGATCGTGTATTTTTTGTCGAGAGTATTGCAGGGCAGGAAGGTATTGTAAAAAATGTTTTCATTAGTTCTGTGCAGCAGGGCCATACGGGAGTGATGGCAACGGCCATGGGGCATACCGAGAATGCACCCAATGGGGATAAGTTTCTCGTTCTCGATAATGGGCGGCGTTACGAGGGAGCTGCAGGTACGCCCGAGTACCGCGTCATGGAATTCGATCGCTACGCGATACGGATTGAAACCAAAGAAACGCATAGCCTTGAAGAATCTCCACGCATCAAGCCGCTTCCCGATCTGCTCAAAGAGTCTCAGCCCACATATAAAGCTGAGCTATTGTGGCGACTAGGCTTACCCTTGGCGGCCCTTAATCTTGCCCTCTTAGCGATACCCCTTTCTTTTGTCAGTGCGCGCGCAGGGCGAACTCATAATCTCTTCTTTGCATTGTTGGCGTACATGCTGTACAGCAATCTGTTGAGTATTAGTCAGGCTTGGGTTGCTCAAGAAAAGTTGCGTTTTGGGATTGGTGTGTGGGCAATACATGCTGTTATGCTGGTACTGCTTTTGGTACTTTTTTACTATCGTCAGAATCCATTTGTTTGGGTAAAAACTCGATGGCGTTAA
- a CDS encoding DUF3106 domain-containing protein, whose protein sequence is MAQTFRRLILAITLALASMPGYAFDSSNTQPTWAELSNKQRTILTPLSNSWNSMDNYSRKKWLAIAKRYPSMGVEEQVRTQNHMNEWVKLTPEERKLAREKYKFLQQSSPKQKATLKNKWQEYQALPESEKIRLKSEAKSQRKTRSAPKQSVLPLKKKISPYPTHPIIKPSHSATAP, encoded by the coding sequence ATGGCTCAAACCTTCCGCCGACTTATCCTCGCAATAACCCTTGCGTTAGCCTCGATGCCCGGCTATGCCTTTGACTCGTCAAATACCCAGCCAACATGGGCCGAATTGAGTAATAAGCAGAGGACTATTCTCACACCCCTCTCAAACTCATGGAATAGCATGGACAATTACAGCCGGAAAAAATGGCTGGCAATTGCCAAACGATATCCATCGATGGGAGTTGAGGAACAAGTGCGTACTCAGAACCATATGAACGAATGGGTGAAACTCACACCTGAGGAGCGCAAACTTGCACGAGAAAAGTACAAATTTCTGCAACAGTCATCGCCAAAGCAGAAAGCAACCCTCAAAAATAAATGGCAGGAGTATCAAGCACTTCCGGAAAGCGAAAAGATTCGCTTAAAGTCAGAGGCCAAGAGTCAGCGAAAAACAAGGTCAGCTCCAAAGCAATCAGTATTACCCTTAAAGAAAAAAATATCCCCGTATCCAACCCATCCAATTATCAAACCGTCTCATTCTGCTACCGCTCCGTAA
- the lptG gene encoding LPS export ABC transporter permease LptG has protein sequence MALKIYERHLAKEIYASTTLVLFAFLMLFAFFDLIHELESIGKGGYRLQHALVYIGLTLPGRLYELFPIGILIGTLYALVTLARHSEIAVLRSAGLSTREFLFSLGRIGLIFIVLTLAVGEFLVPPAEQAAQQWRLKAMGTVVAKEFRSGLWIKDETSFINVSEVFPDASLKDLRIFEFDKGFQLSSISEAKKGRFISEGRWVLDDVVRTVFSGDSAHVERTATFQWKSALNPDLLVVLMVDPGRMSLLNLTRYIRHLRNNQQKTERYEIALWKKLTYPFAPLVMMALALPFAYLQDRMGITSIRVFSGVMLGIGFHMLNGLFSNLGAINSWPPFLSAMTPSLLFLLAATGMLWWVERR, from the coding sequence ATGGCGTTAAAAATCTACGAACGCCATTTAGCAAAAGAAATTTATGCTTCAACGACGTTGGTCTTGTTTGCCTTTCTGATGTTGTTTGCTTTTTTTGATCTAATTCATGAGCTGGAGAGCATTGGCAAAGGTGGCTACCGACTCCAGCACGCCTTGGTTTATATCGGGTTAACCTTGCCGGGCAGGTTGTATGAGTTATTCCCGATCGGGATTTTGATTGGTACTTTGTATGCACTCGTGACGCTTGCACGGCATTCTGAAATTGCAGTACTCAGGTCGGCAGGCTTATCAACGCGCGAGTTTTTGTTTTCTTTAGGTCGTATTGGTCTTATTTTTATTGTTCTTACGCTTGCGGTGGGTGAGTTTTTAGTACCTCCGGCAGAGCAGGCGGCACAACAGTGGAGACTTAAAGCGATGGGAACTGTGGTAGCGAAAGAATTTCGCTCCGGCCTATGGATTAAGGATGAGACTTCATTTATCAATGTAAGCGAAGTTTTTCCGGATGCTTCGCTCAAAGATTTACGAATTTTTGAATTCGATAAAGGGTTCCAGCTAAGCTCTATCAGCGAGGCAAAAAAAGGACGTTTTATTTCCGAAGGCCGGTGGGTCCTTGATGATGTTGTGCGTACCGTTTTTTCGGGAGATTCTGCGCACGTCGAACGTACAGCGACATTTCAATGGAAGTCCGCTTTAAATCCAGATCTTTTGGTGGTTTTGATGGTGGACCCAGGACGGATGTCATTGTTGAATTTAACGCGGTATATACGCCATTTGCGGAACAATCAGCAAAAGACGGAGCGCTATGAGATTGCACTGTGGAAAAAGCTGACCTACCCCTTTGCTCCGCTTGTCATGATGGCGCTGGCATTGCCGTTTGCTTATTTGCAGGACCGTATGGGCATTACGAGCATTCGCGTATTTTCTGGCGTCATGTTAGGCATTGGCTTTCATATGCTTAACGGGCTATTTTCAAACCTTGGAGCTATCAACAGCTGGCCGCCATTTCTCTCTGCCATGACGCCTAGCTTGTTATTTCTTTTGGCAGCTACCGGCATGCTGTGGTGGGTTGAGCGGCGTTAG
- the ilvN gene encoding acetolactate synthase small subunit: protein MRHIISILLENEAGALSRVSGLFSARAFNIESLTVAATEDPSLSRMTIVSSGSDSVIEQITKQLNKLIDVVKVVDLSEAPHIERELMLVKVRATGKDREEMKRIADIFRGRIVDVTESTYVIELTGDCSKLDAFLEVIEHPLVLETVRTGVCGIGRGDRILKV, encoded by the coding sequence ATGAGACATATCATTTCGATTCTTCTAGAAAATGAAGCAGGTGCTTTGTCTCGCGTGTCCGGTCTTTTCTCTGCGCGGGCTTTCAACATTGAATCACTCACTGTTGCAGCAACAGAAGACCCTTCATTATCGCGGATGACCATTGTTAGCAGTGGATCCGATAGTGTCATTGAGCAAATTACCAAGCAACTGAATAAGCTCATTGATGTCGTCAAAGTGGTTGATTTATCAGAAGCTCCTCACATTGAGCGTGAGCTGATGTTAGTCAAAGTTCGTGCTACCGGAAAAGATCGCGAAGAAATGAAGCGTATCGCGGATATTTTTCGGGGGCGAATTGTCGATGTGACGGAGTCGACGTATGTTATCGAACTAACAGGAGACTGTTCGAAACTGGATGCTTTTCTTGAGGTTATTGAGCATCCACTCGTTTTAGAAACAGTTCGTACTGGCGTGTGTGGCATTGGTCGTGGTGACCGTATTCTCAAAGTTTAA
- a CDS encoding RNA polymerase sigma factor yields the protein MKPVSISRNELSDFLASIERRAFKQAMFAVKNRDVALDAVQDAMMKLSEKYSARPASEWPMLFQRILQNTIRDSFRRSKVRSLWMSLFSSFVSDDDDETDPLDIISASSEYKSSSSPQQQIEQSQLLGIIETEIEKLPTRQREAFLMRYWEEMDISETALAMGCSEGSVKTHCSRATHTLAAALKAKGIAL from the coding sequence ATGAAACCAGTCTCCATCTCGAGAAACGAATTATCCGACTTTCTGGCCAGTATTGAACGGCGCGCCTTCAAGCAGGCCATGTTTGCTGTAAAAAATAGAGATGTGGCGCTAGATGCCGTACAGGACGCAATGATGAAATTATCTGAAAAATACAGCGCTCGCCCTGCGAGCGAATGGCCCATGCTGTTTCAGCGAATTTTACAAAACACTATCAGGGATAGCTTTCGCCGTTCAAAAGTACGTTCGTTATGGATGAGCTTATTCTCATCTTTTGTAAGTGACGACGATGATGAAACTGACCCTCTGGACATTATTTCAGCTAGTAGCGAATATAAGAGCTCATCTTCCCCACAGCAGCAAATCGAACAATCCCAGTTGCTTGGAATTATCGAAACAGAGATTGAAAAACTGCCCACACGTCAACGAGAAGCCTTCCTGATGCGTTACTGGGAAGAGATGGATATTAGCGAAACAGCGCTAGCCATGGGCTGTTCAGAAGGCAGCGTCAAAACTCACTGCTCACGTGCAACCCATACGTTGGCAGCCGCACTAAAAGCAAAAGGCATCGCGCTATGA
- the rnr gene encoding ribonuclease R, with the protein MSNTPKPLAKLSKIRRADPELAREQAQYERPLPSREYILQILVTEGAPLSTDRLVELLDIQPDEMEPFRRRLGAMARDAQLMQNRRDDWLIPDKADLVRGRVIGHPDGFGFLAPEEGSGDIFLSAKEMDKVLHGDRVIARVIGVDRKGRPEGKIVEVTERVNKTLVGRVLEEHGVVFVVPENRRISQDIFLAPAEKGPKKLPRPTAGQIVMVELIEQPSKNSQPIGRIVEVLGNYADPGMEIEIALRKHELPFDFSKEALAETKKLPDGVRKSDWKGREDITRMPLVTIDSETAKDFDDAVYCERQGKGFRLVVAIADVSHYVTENGALDREAYERGNSVYFPRRVIPMLPEKLSNGLCSLNPQVERLCMVCDMAINGSGTITRYRFYPAVMFSHARLTYTEVAAALYEKEASACAKLAPVLPHLEALEALYRQLAKARAKRGAIDFETVETRMLFDENGKIDRIEPYERNDAHRLIEECMLAANVCASGFLHEQEHPTLYRVHEGPTPERLEKLRDFLGTFGLQLSGGNTPSAKDYAALLSKIGTRPDRQLLQTVMLRSLRQAIYSPDNVGHFGLAYESYTHFTSPIRRYPDLLVHRAIKSALARRRYEPGNWEEIGLHCSKTERRADEATRDVEMWLKCYYMRDRVGEVFEGSISSVVPFGIFIALDGVFVEGLVHVSELGQDYFHFDEKTHTMVGERSGRRFRLSDRVRVQLVRVDMEASKIDFRLADAPLAARR; encoded by the coding sequence TTGTCAAACACACCAAAACCTCTTGCTAAGCTTTCCAAGATTCGCCGGGCTGATCCCGAGCTCGCTCGCGAGCAGGCGCAATATGAGCGTCCGCTGCCCAGCCGCGAGTACATATTGCAAATTCTGGTTACCGAAGGTGCTCCGCTCAGTACGGATCGGCTGGTTGAATTGCTGGATATTCAACCGGACGAGATGGAGCCATTCCGTCGGCGTCTAGGCGCTATGGCACGCGATGCGCAACTCATGCAGAACCGTCGTGATGACTGGTTGATTCCGGATAAGGCGGATCTGGTTCGTGGCCGCGTCATTGGGCATCCCGATGGGTTTGGTTTTCTGGCACCAGAAGAAGGTTCAGGCGATATTTTTCTTTCTGCCAAAGAGATGGACAAGGTGCTGCATGGTGATCGAGTGATCGCACGCGTGATCGGTGTTGATCGTAAAGGGCGCCCCGAGGGAAAGATTGTCGAGGTTACCGAGCGCGTCAATAAAACGCTGGTCGGGCGAGTGCTCGAAGAGCATGGCGTGGTTTTTGTCGTACCGGAAAACCGCCGCATTAGTCAGGATATTTTTCTGGCACCGGCGGAGAAAGGGCCCAAAAAATTACCCAGGCCGACTGCGGGCCAAATTGTGATGGTCGAGCTGATCGAGCAACCAAGCAAGAATTCGCAGCCGATAGGCCGCATTGTCGAAGTGCTCGGCAATTACGCTGACCCCGGAATGGAAATTGAAATTGCACTGAGAAAACATGAGCTGCCTTTTGATTTTTCAAAAGAGGCGCTGGCTGAAACGAAAAAATTGCCGGATGGCGTACGCAAGTCGGACTGGAAGGGCCGCGAAGATATTACGCGCATGCCGCTGGTAACCATTGATAGCGAGACAGCGAAAGACTTTGATGATGCGGTTTATTGCGAGCGACAAGGCAAGGGGTTTCGGCTCGTCGTTGCCATTGCGGATGTTTCGCACTACGTCACAGAAAATGGTGCGTTAGATCGGGAGGCCTATGAGCGCGGAAACTCGGTGTATTTTCCGCGTCGTGTGATTCCGATGCTGCCAGAAAAGTTGTCGAATGGATTGTGTTCACTCAATCCACAGGTTGAGCGTTTGTGCATGGTTTGTGACATGGCCATCAATGGGTCTGGTACGATTACTCGCTACCGGTTTTATCCTGCGGTGATGTTTTCGCATGCACGCTTGACGTATACCGAGGTGGCCGCAGCACTCTATGAAAAAGAAGCCAGTGCCTGCGCGAAACTAGCCCCTGTATTGCCTCATCTTGAAGCATTGGAGGCGCTTTATCGACAGTTAGCCAAGGCGCGCGCGAAACGCGGTGCGATTGATTTTGAAACGGTTGAGACGCGTATGTTGTTTGATGAGAATGGCAAGATTGACCGGATCGAGCCATACGAGCGAAACGATGCGCATCGATTGATTGAAGAGTGCATGCTGGCAGCTAACGTTTGTGCCTCCGGATTTTTGCATGAGCAAGAACACCCGACGCTGTATCGCGTGCACGAAGGGCCAACGCCAGAGCGTCTGGAAAAGCTGCGCGATTTTCTGGGAACTTTTGGGCTGCAATTGAGCGGTGGAAACACCCCCAGCGCAAAGGATTATGCAGCTCTGCTAAGCAAAATCGGCACTCGGCCAGATCGGCAGTTACTGCAAACCGTCATGCTCCGTTCCCTGCGGCAGGCAATTTATAGCCCGGATAATGTGGGCCATTTTGGTTTGGCGTATGAGAGCTACACCCACTTTACGTCGCCGATTCGGCGCTATCCTGATTTACTGGTGCATCGCGCCATAAAGTCGGCGCTGGCAAGACGGCGATATGAGCCGGGTAACTGGGAGGAAATCGGTTTGCACTGCTCAAAAACGGAACGCCGTGCTGACGAAGCAACGCGCGATGTGGAGATGTGGCTTAAGTGCTATTACATGCGCGATCGTGTTGGCGAAGTTTTTGAGGGCAGCATTTCTTCCGTTGTTCCGTTCGGAATTTTCATTGCGCTGGATGGTGTTTTTGTTGAAGGCCTGGTTCATGTGTCAGAACTCGGGCAGGACTACTTCCACTTCGATGAGAAAACACACACCATGGTTGGAGAGCGTAGCGGCCGACGTTTTCGTTTATCTGACCGTGTTCGGGTGCAGTTGGTGCGCGTGGATATGGAAGCCAGCAAGATTGATTTTCGGTTGGCAGATGCGCCGCTAGCAGCGCGACGCTAG